The Rhizobium viscosum genomic sequence ACCGATCTTGCGGTTTTGTCACGGGTCGCAGACGGTCGACAATGGCGAAAAGGGGAGGCGGATCATTGTTGACCGACGTCAAAGACTATACCGGTTCGGATTGCTATAGTCGTGATATCCATCACGGAGGGCAGCCATCATGGCCATCAAGACAGTTCTGAGCATCCTCAAGAGCAACAGATACGAGCAGGATCTGAAAGGCGCGGTGGACTTGTGCGCGGCTCAGGGAGCCCATCTGACCGCACTTGCCGTTTCAATCGGCTTGCCGCCGATGCTGGGGGAATATGACGCCGCCCTCTCGACCGTCTGGATCGATCAGCGGCAGCGGCAGATCGAGGAACTCGCCGACACGGCCACGAAAATCAAGGAGACGCTTTCTGGGAGCGGCCTCTCGTTCGAGGTGCAGGATCTCTACACGGAATATGCGTGGGCCGACCAGGATTTTGCCGAGCGGGCGCTTTATGCCGACGTCGTGCTGCTCGGGCCTGACGTGGTCGAGGACACGGGCCTCAAGAAGCGCATTTTCGATGGCGCGCTTTTCCAGACGCCGACACCGATCGTGATCAACCGCGGGCGAAAGGCAAGCGTCACCTTGCCGAAGAATGTGATACTGGCATGGGATTCCAGTGACGAAGCAGCGCGGGCTGCCCGCGAGTCGCTCGATGTTCTGCAGAAGGCCGAGATCGTGCATGTGACCATGGTCGACCCGGAGGCGCGCGTGGCCGTAAACGGCGAGGAGCCGGGCGCCGATATCGCCGCCTTCCTTGCCCGCCACGGCGTGAAGGTCCAAGTCGATCGGCTTTCGGGCGAAGGCAAGAGCCCCGATCAGATCATCGTCAGGCACGCCGTCGATATGGGCGCGGACCTCATCGTCATGGGCGCCTACAACCACCCGAGATGGCAACAGAGCCTATTCGGCGGCGTCACCCGCAGGATGATCGAGGAGTGCCAGCTGCCCCTGTTCCTCGCCCATTGAATGTAAGAACCGACAAAGTTCGTCGCCGTCATCTGAGGTCCGGTTGATGGCGACGTCGTCTGTTTCCGCCTGTTCCTCGGCAACCCGGGCTCAGGACTCATTGGCTCGAGCCGGACAAAGACGGTTGCGGCGATACGGATCGCCGACCTGATTCCGATTTGCAGCCCTTGGAAATCTCTTGGATCCAAGAGAAGATCATTCCGCTCTAGCTTTAGAGGGGAGACGCTGATGGAAAACCACGAGCCGTTTTTACGCGAGGCGATTGCGCTCTCGAAATCCGCGATGGAACACGGAGACGAACCGTTTGGCTCTGTGTTGGTGAAGGACGGTGCGGTCATCCTGCGCGCCGAAAACAGCGTCTTCACCGGCCGCGACATGACGAACCACGCCGAGCTGAACCTGATCAAACTGGCCGCACAGCACTACGACACTGCATATCTTGCCGACTGCACGCTCTACACCAGCACGGAGCCGTGCGCGATGTGCTCCGGGGCGATCTACTGGTCGGGTATCGGGCGTATGGTGTTTGCGTGCTCCGAAGCGCGACTTGGCGAGATCGCCGGGATCGGGCTGGACGTGCCGAGCCGGGCGGTACTGGAAACCGGCGCGCGCATTGTCACCGTTGAGGGACCGACGAACCTCGAAGAGGAAGCCGCCGAAGTCCATAAGGCATTCTGGCCGAAACATCTGGGCAAAGCTTAGGGCTCGTTATCTAGCGCAGCGCCCGTAGCGCGTTCAGGATCACGGCCACATCAATCACTTCCTGCAGCAGCGCCCCTGTCACCGGCGGCAGGAAGCCGGCACCGGCGAAGATCATGGCGACGAGCGAGAGGCCGATGCCGGCGAGGATGCTCTGGACGGCGATGGTGCGTGAGCGTCTGGCTATTTCGACGGCCGCGGCGATCCTGTTCAGATCATTGCGGATGAGGACGATGTCGGCGGCTTCGGCGGCGGCCGCAAGATTGGTGGCGCCGACGGCGATGCCGACATCGGCGGCTGCGAGTGCCGGAGCGTCATTGACGCCGTCGCCGACCATCATGACCCTTCCTGTGGCGCGCTCCCTGGTGATGACATCGACCTTCTCTACGGGAGAGAGCC encodes the following:
- a CDS encoding nucleoside deaminase, giving the protein MENHEPFLREAIALSKSAMEHGDEPFGSVLVKDGAVILRAENSVFTGRDMTNHAELNLIKLAAQHYDTAYLADCTLYTSTEPCAMCSGAIYWSGIGRMVFACSEARLGEIAGIGLDVPSRAVLETGARIVTVEGPTNLEEEAAEVHKAFWPKHLGKA
- a CDS encoding universal stress protein, which codes for MAIKTVLSILKSNRYEQDLKGAVDLCAAQGAHLTALAVSIGLPPMLGEYDAALSTVWIDQRQRQIEELADTATKIKETLSGSGLSFEVQDLYTEYAWADQDFAERALYADVVLLGPDVVEDTGLKKRIFDGALFQTPTPIVINRGRKASVTLPKNVILAWDSSDEAARAARESLDVLQKAEIVHVTMVDPEARVAVNGEEPGADIAAFLARHGVKVQVDRLSGEGKSPDQIIVRHAVDMGADLIVMGAYNHPRWQQSLFGGVTRRMIEECQLPLFLAH